One stretch of Zingiber officinale cultivar Zhangliang chromosome 6B, Zo_v1.1, whole genome shotgun sequence DNA includes these proteins:
- the LOC121990284 gene encoding uncharacterized protein LOC121990284 — protein sequence MSQRGPAVMVDQEAAPPHGILLAVVVALVVAAPFFVGGGGEAITGAISDLLSPAGLLLLPVLLILLIRFLSSDRGAILSEIFSAGSPDSVHRVGGSPVGIGLLLLLILCLLYYRFSIFGGGGGDDE from the coding sequence ATGAGCCAGAGAGGACCAGCAGTCATGGTGGATCAGGAAGCCGCGCCGCCCCACGGGATCCTGCTCGCGGTCGTCGTCGCCCTGGTGGTGGCCGCCCCCTTCTTCGTCGGCGGCGGAGGTGAGGCCATCACCGGCGCCATCTCCGACCTCCTCAGCCCCGCCGGCCTCCTACTCCTCCCCGTCCTCCTCATACTCCTCATCCGCTTCCTATCTTCCGACCGCGGCGCCATCCTCTCCGAGATCTTCTCCGCGGGCTCCCCCGACTCCGTCCACCGCGTCGGCGGATCCCCAGTCGGCATCGGCCTCTTGCTCCTCCTCATCCTCTGCCTCCTCTACTACCGCTTCTCCATCTTCGGCGGTGGCGGGGGCGACGACGAGTAA
- the LOC121992690 gene encoding 40S ribosomal protein S9-2-like codes for MVHVSFYRNYGKTFKKPRRPYEKERLDAELKLVGEYGLRCKRELWRVQYALSRIRNAARELLTLDEKNPRRIFEGEALLRRMNRYGLLEEGQNKLDYVLALTVENFLERRLQTLVFKSGMAKSIHHARVLIRQRHIRVGRQVVNIPSFMVRVDSAKHIDFSLTSPFGGGRPGRVKRKNQKAAAKKAAGGDGDEDEE; via the exons ATGGTGCACGTTAGTTTCTACAGGAACT ATGGTAAGACCTTCAAGAAGCCCCGTCGTCCTTACGAGAAAGAGCGGCTCGATGCCGAGCTGAAGCTGGTAGGGGAGTATGGGCTCCGATGCAAGCGGGAGCTCTGGAGGGTCCAGTATGCGCTGAGCCGAATCCGTAATGCGGCTAGGGAGCTTCTGACGCTCGATGAGAAGAACCCTCGTCGAATCTTTGAGGGAGAAGCCCTACTCCGCCGGATGAATCGGTATGGGCTCCTCGAGGAAGGGCAGAACAAGCTCGATTATGTGCTGGCTCTCACCGTCGAGAACTTCTTGGAGCGGCGTTTGCAGACACTCGTCTTCAAGTCTGGAATGGCTAAATCCATCCACCACGCTAGGGTCCTTATCAGACAGCGCCATATACG AGTAGGAAGGCAAGTAGTGAACATCCCATCCTTCATGGTGAGGGTGGATTCAGCTAAGCACATCGACTTCTCCCTCACCAGTCCATTTGGTGGCGGCCGACCAGGAAGAGTGAAGAGAAAAAATCAAAAGGCTGCAGCAAAGAAGGCTGCTGGAGGTGATGGAGATGAAGATGAGGAATGA
- the LOC121990283 gene encoding flowering-promoting factor 1-like protein 2, giving the protein MSGVWVFKNGVLRLIENPANEQSSTIRRKVLLHIPTNEVITSYEALERRLMSLGWERYYDDLDLLQFHKRSSVDLISLPKEFNRFKSMHMYDIVVKNRETFKVIDM; this is encoded by the coding sequence ATGTCGGGCGTTTGGGTCTTCAAGAATGGAGTGCTTCGATTGATCGAGAACCCGGCCAACGAGCAATCATCCACCATTCGACGAAAGGTTCTGCTCCACATCCCGACCAATGAAGTCATTACTTCCTACGAAGCCTTGGAGCGCAGACTGATGAGTCTTGGGTGGGAGCGGTACTACGATGATCTTGACCTCCTCCAGTTCCACAAGCGTTCTTCGGTCGACCTAATCTCTCTCCCCAAGGAGTTCAACCGGTTCAAGTCGATGCACATGTATGACATCGTCGTGAAGAACCGGGAGACATTCAAAGTCATTGACATGTAG